DNA from Pseudomonadota bacterium:
CAGGGCTTCGAGCCCCTCAAGCACCGCCTGCTGGGGCACAAGCGTATCGCCGATCTAGCTCGGGGCAGGCGGGCCGTTCTGAGCCTTGACAGCGGACTGCAGCAGCACGTAGCGAAGCTGTATGAGCGCTTCTCGGTGCCTTACGGCGCGCTGGTAGCCCTGGAGCCAGGGACCGGCCGCGTGCTCGCGTACGTGAGTCACTCGAACGAGCAGGGCGACACCGCCGACCGCGTACGCGACGCCAGCGCGCCCAGCGCCTCCATCTTCAAGTTGATCACCGCTGCCGCACTGGTGGAAAACGGCGTTTCCGTTACCCGCCGTACTTGTTACCATGGGGGGTTGCGCGGCCTGAGCGCCGAGCATTTGGCCGACAACCGTGCCCGCGACCGGAAGTGCGCGGATCTCGGAGAAGCCCTCGGCAAGTCGATCAATTCAGTGTTTGCCAAGCTTGCTGACCGCCATCTGGGTCGAAGCACGCTGGCACGCTACGCGAGCGCGTTTGGTTACGGGCACGCGCTGCCGTTCGATGTACCGACTCGCGTCAGCCGCCTGAGCCTCCCGACCGATCGCCTCGAGCTGGCGCGCACCGCGGCGGGGTTTTGGCACTCTCATCTATCGCCCCTTCACGCTGCGCTCATAGCCGCAACCATCGCCAACCAGGGGGTGATGCCCAGGGCCTATCTGGTGGAGCGCATCGTCGATCGCCGGGGACGCGAGCTGTTCAGTCACGCTCCGCGCCCCTTCCGCTCCGTGATCGGTGGGCTCGCGGCCAAGCAACTGGCCCGAATGATGCAACGAACCGTCGTGGACGGCACCGCGCGGGGGGCCTTTTTTGATCCGCAAGGTCGTGCGTTCCTGCCTGGCATCGAAGTGGCAGGAAAGACCGGGTCGCTCACTTCGTCTGCACCGTACCGAGCCTACACGTGGTGGGTTGGCTTTGCTCCGATCGCAGCACCCTCGGTGGCGGTGGCCGCTCTGGTGATCAACGAACCGCGCTGGCGCGTCAAAGCGAGCTACATGGCACGTGAGGCGCTACGCTACTACCTCGTGCACAAGCCGCGCGCCGCGGCACACGCGTCCGTTTCCGCACCTTTGGACCGGCTCTGAATTCCCATACAGTTCCGTGGGCGGGCTCCGTATTCAACACGGGGACTGAACTGAACGTGTCAGAGCCTG
Protein-coding regions in this window:
- a CDS encoding penicillin-binding protein produces the protein MVVFSCLQAAGTALANGRAQGTRAVDRSASIAGTAPHLLQGFEPLKHRLLGHKRIADLARGRRAVLSLDSGLQQHVAKLYERFSVPYGALVALEPGTGRVLAYVSHSNEQGDTADRVRDASAPSASIFKLITAAALVENGVSVTRRTCYHGGLRGLSAEHLADNRARDRKCADLGEALGKSINSVFAKLADRHLGRSTLARYASAFGYGHALPFDVPTRVSRLSLPTDRLELARTAAGFWHSHLSPLHAALIAATIANQGVMPRAYLVERIVDRRGRELFSHAPRPFRSVIGGLAAKQLARMMQRTVVDGTARGAFFDPQGRAFLPGIEVAGKTGSLTSSAPYRAYTWWVGFAPIAAPSVAVAALVINEPRWRVKASYMAREALRYYLVHKPRAAAHASVSAPLDRL